From Sesamum indicum cultivar Zhongzhi No. 13 unplaced genomic scaffold, S_indicum_v1.0 scaffold00188, whole genome shotgun sequence:
catgtaattaaattCCTTGATTTTTGGCTATACTGGTAGGATCTCTCCTTgttgttataattttgaataacttGTCCAACAACAAGATAACTACTAGTTACCACTCATCagaaattatagatatatgatgccttttctcttttaagaCATATTCATATTAAAAGCACTACAGAAcccatcataaaaaaaaaaaaaaatgagtatttttCAGAACTACTCGCTAAGAGGGGATGtatgtttttctgttttaattttcagaaaagtAAAATCTTATGGATCGTTGTAcatttcaatttgaattaggGATTCCGTGTTCAATTTTAAGTGGCCCTTAACTACATATGTACCTGATCATATATGCTTTAtgtattacaataaataaaagaaggaGATTTTTCAATGCGAGATCTAAAAACATATCTCTCCGTGGCCCCAGTACTAAGTACGCTATGGTTCGGGGCTTTAGCAGGTCTATTGATAGAGATTAATCGTTTTTTCCCGGATGCGTTGACATTCCCCTTTTTTTCATtctagttatatatataagggtagTTCAATTAGAAAAGACTTTACCTGCAATAAATCgagaataaaaatgaaattttgttcAACCCTTTTGCTTATGgatggatatatatattcaacaaaaatatatatcaggagtattaagtgtaatttttttaattaaaaaaaatctatgttCATTGCTCCAAATCTCATAAAGGatggtgtaattatttcttacacaatttatcaaaatactcATAGTCCTATCAagtacatcaatatttttgtaacatacaaaacaataatgacaataaactacaaattaataaGCAAGTAAATGGCCACCCACTGGCATGGAACGTTAACGGAGAACCTAGAGTTGTTCTCGTTTACATGTAGTTTTATCCATAACTCAAGATGGCATCGCACTTGAACGTTCAtccaaatatgaaatatagaCCAAAAGCtgaatacaattaaaataaacctACAGGAAATATGAATAGGAATACAAGGGGGAATatagtgataaaataaattaaccaaATTAAAACTCGTTTCACCTCAactttttctaacaaattctACCAAGCTCCAAACAGGTTTCAAGCTCTTCAAGAAATTCAATGATAAAACATaagttttattcatttattacttgcataaatacttaaatcatggTGGCATAAAATTACACTGCTGCATTTGCACTTTACACGAGCATTAAGAACATAAATTCTAGCCAAATATGCAGAAAGATGCCGTCAAGGGATTCAAGAGAAAAATGTCTCCAGTTGCCATTTCTTTCTCCAAAATGTACCCATCAAAAGTATTAACGGAAGAAATCTCACGCCAAATTTGTTCGTTCCTTCCCAGCATCCTTTGGCTCATCCTACTTGTTTTGTCAATCTGAATCGTGTCTTCTCTTTTCCTTGTGTTTCTTGTGCTTCCTCTTTTCCTCTGAATCACGAGAATGTCTCTTCTCACGCTTGTCATGTCGCTTCTCTTCGTGCTTCCTTTTCTTTCGGCTACGTTCATCTTCAGACTCCTCTTTGTCGTTCCTAGCAGATGTGGTTGGCACAGAGATGTTCATATTCTCAACTGGTTCCGACTTCAGAATGGAAGGTACACTTGATTCTTCTGACGGACGAGGCCCCCTGTAGATGTGCCAAAAATGTATCATGAAAATAGACCATAAACTCATTCTTTCTTCagtttttttatcttgttttgtttcatttatttacttgTTGCACAGGAGGTTTCCATGTTAATCTACTTATCtcctctaaaaaaaataaatataaaacaaacaatatGAGAAATGCTTGGAACCAAAATCTGATGGACTCCCTCTGCCTAAGGGGTGGAAGTAGTTGTATAAGAAAAACACATGGGAGACTCCTTTCATGGTCAGAATAAACAACATTGTCATACTTTACTTGGGTCCTGGAAGGTAGCTTTAACACAATTCAATCTGTAAATTTCAGTTTGTACCTCGAGAAACCGAGACCATGAACCTGAGCTGCTTCAGCATGTCCAGCTCCCAAGTCTTCCGCAGTAGAACCTCGTTTCACAAGTTCAGCAAATTCATGTTTATCCAGGCGATTGCCTTGAGATTTTGTTGCACGCTTTGGAGCTAAGCCCAGAGCTTCCCTCATGGcctgctcttcttcttccttgatTCTTCGTATCTCTTCTTTCATAGCATCCGAATTCAGATCAGATTTTTTATCACGAGCATACCAGTGGAGGTCTTTCCCTGCaagaatattaattgaaatagcATTTGAAGTCTTCCAGAACAATAGTTGACCAGATGTAAACTGTAATGCATATTCCCCAGATACATATGTACAGAAAGAATATTGCAAAGTTAACCATTTAAGGCAATAGAACTTTAAgtgcaaattaaaaaaaaagtcactTTTTAGTAGAAGCTGCAATActtatgtaaatttttgtgGATATAACTGCATCACAATAGCTATTGATCACACAGCCCAGAGTAGAAAACCCGAGTCAaccaaatttaatattctgttatgaataaagaaaatagCTATTGCAATAACGCTATAACTAAATGGCTTCATCCACCATACGCCACTTACCACCCGAAACTTAAGTGTCAATTCAACAAAGTTCCTCTCAAATTCAAGCAGGATTCAAGATCCAAGAAGTTCTGCTTGttaatgagagaaaaaaagatgGGGAAAAAACGTAATAATATTTGCAGAAATGCCTTTGTGTACCTAATTGGTATAGAAATCACATATAGATTGCCTGGATAGAATGTCTGAATTATTGATAGAGTGCAGCAGATAGTATCTAGTATGCTCACAACTACTACTCTTCATATTGTCACTTGTTAGGGAGATACAAGCAACTATGCTTTTTGTCCTCCCTGGGGAAAAGAGTGGAAGGAGAGAGAGGATAACATATATTCAACGAAACAAGTAGCCAATAAACCTAACGTGAAATATAAAACGCAGTCTTCACAAATTGCTCACTGAAAAATGGGCCCCGCACTAGAATATACATGGTTACTTAATTGGATGGTTCAAAATGGTTCGTACTTCACAGCATTTTACAGAATTGGAAGTTCAAGTAACTTCAGAAACAAGCCAAGAAGTGGTTTTAGTGGGTCCTTCTCCATTGTAGCTACCAACAACGCAAAAGGCCACATGGATCAGAACATGTATTTTCTCACAGCCTAGTCCCAGGTTTAGACTGTTCAGCACCAAAAAATCAGCTTACCTACATACAGCACCACAGACCAGGCTAGTTGTGCTTCTAGTCCAGCTTAGCTTTGGCTAAAAAGACCAGCGAGAAGTAATGTCCACAAGGTTATCTGATTCCCTCTAGCTCTCTATCAGAACAAGAGTATTCACCAAGAAAGCACTCTAGATTCAGTCCACCAACCATTGGAAGGaacaagaaatacaaaaagtcAGCTACAAGCCTAAAAGTTTCACATTCATCAAAAcctaaattgtatatattcaaGTCCATATTAATTCTAGTAAGCAAATTTAAGGTCTAGAAGTTGGTTGAGTTTGTGTGAAGTATAAATGCATTACGTATCCATTCAAGCTCAACAATAGAGGTTCTACTCGGTAAGCCATCGAAACCACTATTGATAGCATAGTTAATACGACGCCCCGTGGTTATCAACTAAGgtaaggaaaagaaaattgagagcTCAGGATAAGGATCAGATAAGGTAACCAAAGGCCCACAGAGAGTAGCTACACTTCTTTACTCAATGTTTTGAACTTAAATAGTTACAAGCCCGGTGAAACAGAGATAGACGCTAGCATGAGCACGCATTCACATGAATACATACTTAGAGAGAAAGGAAGATAGAATTTTACCTTTCTGCCATCTTCCAACAGGTGCCTTGATACTGTGACCAAGATAATTTTCTCGGTGTTTATCAACTTTCACATCATCCCAGCTAAATTCTGCACAGGGGAGAAACCaacatttcaaaaattcatgaaTGGATacaaagaattttcaaaaactgGGAAAGAAAAACCATAGAGGGAAAGGATAGGAAATTAAGATCATGTGGACAAGGTAAACCCTACATCGATCTACAACTTCATCTCAGGGTTATTCATGTATATAACTACCAACAGTTTTCCTCCTAGTATGCTCATCTTGAAAGTCACATCATTAACTGGATTTTTTACAGAAACAATTTGGTATTGTACAAGATgaagagaataaattaatcactTTCTTACACCTAGGGCTCCTTTCAGGACCTCTTCAGATCAAACCACTATGGCCTTATCCGAAACTATTTACGGCAACTGTAAGACTACCATGTTTTTGAACAATTAGGTAATCCACAAAAATTAACCACTAGCTACATGGTGGACGGATAAATAGACAAGAGTATCCAGATTTCCCAAGAAGTTGcatatttcaaatgaaaatttaaggaTACTAGtaactaaaatcaaatttcatgaagTCAAACCGAATTGCTAGGAAACCTAGAAATTAGGGAAAACAAAGCAGAAAGGCAGAAAGGGCTTACGATCACGGCCACCGCGAACTCCACCTCTGGTCGGATGGTACATATTTCTTCTCTATATGTATAGCTTTCAGTCTATGCGTATATTTTAGCGTATTTCGATCTGCAGGAGATGATTATCCAAGTTCGAGCACAGATGAGGCCGAGGGCTTAATGAaacgaaaaggaaaaggaaaaggaaggTCTGCGAGTTTGCAAAAGAACCCCTGAATTTATACGTAATTAGAGAAAAaggatattttatttgtgtaatGGGATTAGGAATACTTATACCCATTTCCTAGGGCTGCTAATTTCCATAAATATAGGAATTAGACATTTTTCCAATTACctattgttttaattatttttaataaattcggaataattttttttatatatattgctaagatcattttacaaaaattataatttataattataaaattatttactattttaaatgcattaaataaaataaatatcaatataaaatagctaaatatgtgctatcaaaatataaaatatatagtataaaaaaatgaatttttaaatagttattaaatataatataaagttattcatatttatttatatattttatcaaatattactatagtataaagtattatatattagcaCATGTACCATGTAttgttgtagtttttattttcgagatatatatatactacaatatataaataataagtatttattaaattaatttaaaaatatgagaacattcaacaatatatattactagtGCAAAATTCTTGTCAAGGTacggaaaatatttttaatttggattttgACTATGATAATAAATACTCAAGAATGCGTACTTATaagattgaataaaaaatatttatatttgttttgtatgaaaaaaatatccttCCACACTCACTAACGGTTGACGACACTGCcatactcttttttttaagtCAAAAACGCccttcataataaaataattaacttattcaacttttcaaaatttataataattgataaaatattatttatttattttattaatataatgtactgatttatatattttactcttatttataatatattttaaagcataaaaaagtatttatgaTATGTATGTAGGAACGACGTGACACAACGTCTAGTAATAGAACTACCTCTATGTAGTGATTCTAATAAAAATTCGATAAAGTAGTGgttctaataaaaattagataaaatatcaattttttggaatttaattattattaattatttaggaaCAGGTCTAGAAAATCAtagtttcttatatttttcttaatttaaatcattGTTTGCTTATGTTATAACGTTGTGGGTGGAACGTGGTCCACTTATATTTTGTCTCTTATGAGTGTTCATACCTTGATGTACGCTacttacataataaaaatacatactttaaaataaataatgaacatgtgcttcaaaataaaaatagataaggtaaataattactataaaGCAAACATGtgttttaagaataaataaattaaacttatagacaatttaaattttaaaacataattagtatttaataaataattcaaaggtaaaatgattaaataaaaagagacGACAAATGAGAGGGATTCATCAGTTTTGAAATGCCATGACAATATCTTTTATCGATACTGATTTTAATGCAGTTCTttattaagtatatataaagaaaaatgtgaAGGTGGAAAGAGCGTTTATTGTGCCAGTGTAGCGTAATTTGTGCTAGAGAAATCTTcagcaaaatatattataatttcatattattacatataatagaTAATAACTGAATTTATGTTATTGATACTTCAAATCAAATGAGTTTTTGTCTGTGCAGTGCCATTTATGCTGGAGAAATCTTTGGcgaaatatattataattctgTATTATTGGATTAATGAATAgtaactaaatttatattaattaatgatatttcGAATCAaaggaattttaatttgttggataaattcatatattttggataaatgttcttttatatacttaaaaaaaatagataaacaaataacattgattagattaaattttgttaaaatgcTAGTGCATATGAAATTCATCAtaaatagtgaaaaataaaataaaaacattttgCTGCATGTTtaaagacaagaaaaaaacatatattattaaaaaaaatgaatatataaaaacaatcaatttactaaaacatattttaattaatataattaaaattaattaaaaaattaaaaaaaaatctgctaTTTCGCTTCTTTTTCGCCGGAAACTTAGAAAACCAGAAACTTGTTTTTAAGTTTTCGGCGCCGTCCGGACAA
This genomic window contains:
- the LOC105179676 gene encoding multiple myeloma tumor-associated protein 2 homolog encodes the protein MYHPTRGGVRGGRDQFSWDDVKVDKHRENYLGHSIKAPVGRWQKGKDLHWYARDKKSDLNSDAMKEEIRRIKEEEEQAMREALGLAPKRATKSQGNRLDKHEFAELVKRGSTAEDLGAGHAEAAQVHGLGFSRGPRPSEESSVPSILKSEPVENMNISVPTTSARNDKEESEDERSRKKRKHEEKRHDKREKRHSRDSEEKRKHKKHKEKRRHDSD